From a region of the Roseivirga sp. 4D4 genome:
- a CDS encoding tetratricopeptide repeat protein, with translation MNDAYQAQQELMQAIQNYQKGDLKKAAETLEKLSGTFGHSDQVHSLLGTVYFGLKKYKDAIRSFKEATKINPNNKEALIGIGSAEKSRGRFENAETSFKKALKLFPNAAELHFNIGDLQVAMGNHKLAIQSFGKAYELNKELYPALMQLSSLHYELKEYEKTEYYLEVLLERDPENHQLLAKLNEVRSLQGKTVLEDPKIVVGKSDVTEVRNHEDAAQWFESFGIAPDNIEDLISLAHLFTEQSKHSEAEKVYQHILSIDPNNQKAKHSLEGMLALKIPRWHFDMLADSKRNDAFEKAIVKCIDKKSRVLDIGTGSGLLSMMSARAGAESILACEVNPEIAKVATRIVQANGYTDRVSVINKRSDHLEPGEDYTGKFNVIVSEILDSGGLGEGVLPSLRQAKSEMGTSDVKIIPAGIALKAQLIEIPKLHEVNPIKTISGFDLSIFDEFRVSDTYTPVNLANQDYKGLSEIFDLRSYDFYNIHEYEIDFDNPEIDQLEIAVSDNGMVQAVAFWFDLHMDEEDTYSSGPGGELDHWLQAIYYFEQPKRVEQGDRVSLKALYSDWMVRFRLS, from the coding sequence ATGAACGATGCATATCAGGCACAGCAAGAGCTGATGCAAGCCATACAGAACTACCAAAAAGGAGATCTTAAAAAAGCTGCCGAGACGTTAGAAAAACTGAGTGGAACGTTTGGCCACTCTGATCAAGTGCACTCGCTTTTAGGCACGGTGTACTTTGGATTGAAAAAGTATAAAGACGCCATTCGTAGTTTTAAAGAAGCAACAAAAATAAACCCCAATAATAAAGAGGCATTGATAGGCATTGGTTCTGCTGAAAAGTCTAGGGGCAGATTCGAAAATGCCGAAACAAGTTTCAAAAAGGCATTGAAACTGTTTCCTAACGCTGCTGAATTACACTTTAATATTGGTGATTTACAGGTGGCTATGGGTAATCATAAGTTGGCCATTCAGTCTTTCGGTAAGGCATATGAATTGAACAAAGAGCTCTATCCGGCACTGATGCAATTATCATCTCTTCATTATGAGTTAAAGGAGTATGAGAAGACGGAGTATTATCTGGAGGTTCTCTTAGAGAGAGATCCAGAAAATCATCAATTATTGGCTAAGCTAAATGAAGTAAGGTCCTTACAGGGCAAGACTGTTTTAGAAGACCCAAAAATAGTGGTCGGTAAATCAGATGTTACAGAAGTGAGAAACCATGAAGATGCGGCACAATGGTTTGAGTCCTTTGGTATTGCCCCAGACAATATTGAGGACCTGATATCCTTGGCGCATTTGTTTACGGAGCAATCCAAACATAGCGAAGCCGAGAAGGTTTATCAACATATTCTTTCTATCGACCCAAACAACCAAAAGGCCAAGCATTCTCTTGAAGGAATGTTAGCTTTAAAGATACCCAGGTGGCATTTTGATATGCTGGCAGACTCCAAGAGGAATGATGCATTTGAGAAAGCAATAGTGAAATGTATTGATAAAAAGTCAAGAGTACTTGATATTGGTACTGGCTCAGGACTGTTGTCTATGATGTCTGCAAGAGCAGGAGCAGAATCTATACTTGCTTGTGAAGTAAACCCTGAAATTGCCAAGGTTGCCACCCGAATTGTTCAGGCCAATGGTTATACCGACAGGGTTAGTGTGATAAATAAACGGTCAGACCATTTGGAACCCGGTGAAGACTATACAGGCAAGTTCAATGTTATAGTTTCTGAAATACTAGATTCAGGAGGTTTAGGTGAAGGGGTTCTTCCTTCATTGAGACAGGCAAAGAGTGAGATGGGAACATCAGATGTCAAGATAATTCCTGCAGGCATTGCTCTGAAAGCTCAACTGATTGAGATTCCAAAACTGCATGAGGTGAATCCAATCAAGACCATATCTGGGTTTGATCTCTCGATATTTGATGAATTCCGAGTTTCAGATACTTATACGCCAGTGAATTTGGCAAACCAAGACTACAAGGGACTTAGCGAAATATTCGATCTGCGTTCTTATGACTTTTATAATATTCATGAGTACGAGATTGATTTTGATAATCCTGAGATTGATCAGCTAGAAATAGCTGTTTCTGACAATGGAATGGTGCAAGCTGTTGCTTTTTGGTTTGACCTGCATATGGATGAAGAAGACACTTATTCTTCTGGGCCAGGAGGTGAATTGGACCACTGGCTTCAAGCCATATATTACTTTGAACAGCCCAAAAGGGTTGAACAGGGAGATAGGGTTTCTTTGAAAGCCTTATATAGTGATTGGATGGTACGGTTTAGGCTATCTTAA
- a CDS encoding DJ-1/PfpI family protein → MKRVYFLSLLILLSGCMTSEKPKEVAQTSLGIHKPEDAPKKVLNVGFLAINGVYNSELMAPYDIFQHTIFHTDPGMKTFIVSPTLEPIVTFEGITVTPHYSFENTPEIDVLVVPSAEHNMDSDLEDEVLINFVKETGTKAQFVMSLCDGAFILAQAGLLDDVKCTTFPSDIDKMRARFPALDIYEEVSFVHDGKAITSAGGAKSYDPALYLVEYLYGKQKAKGVAKGLVIDWNVGDIKSILP, encoded by the coding sequence ATGAAAAGAGTCTATTTTTTAAGCCTATTAATACTCCTGTCCGGGTGTATGACAAGTGAGAAACCAAAAGAAGTTGCACAGACAAGTTTAGGAATACATAAGCCGGAAGACGCTCCTAAAAAGGTCTTGAACGTTGGTTTCTTAGCAATTAATGGAGTTTATAACTCCGAGCTCATGGCGCCCTATGACATTTTCCAACACACTATTTTTCATACCGACCCAGGCATGAAGACCTTTATTGTCTCACCAACGCTTGAGCCCATCGTGACCTTTGAGGGAATTACAGTCACGCCACACTACAGTTTTGAGAATACACCTGAAATTGATGTACTCGTGGTACCCAGTGCAGAACACAACATGGATTCTGATCTGGAGGATGAAGTGTTGATCAATTTTGTGAAGGAAACAGGCACCAAGGCTCAATTTGTAATGTCTTTATGTGATGGCGCTTTTATTCTGGCTCAGGCAGGTCTATTAGATGATGTCAAGTGTACTACTTTTCCCAGTGACATAGACAAGATGCGAGCGCGTTTCCCGGCACTGGATATTTATGAAGAGGTGAGTTTTGTCCACGATGGCAAGGCGATTACTTCTGCTGGTGGTGCAAAATCATATGACCCTGCACTCTATCTGGTTGAATACCTCTATGGAAAGCAAAAGGCAAAAGGAGTGGCCAAAGGCTTGGTAATCGACTGGAATGTAGGTGATATCAAAAGTATTTTACCTTAA
- a CDS encoding metal-dependent hydrolase family protein, whose amino-acid sequence MRKQLIIAIMLSISVLAFAQVDYLLKPDRVFDGKSMHTDWVVTVTGNEITYAGPQKNIQAKKTIDLKGMTLMPGLIEGHSHILLHPYNETSWNDQVLKESWAERSARAVNHMGASLMAGVTTMRDLGSEGAGYTDVGIKQAMEKGVIPGPRLLVAGKAIVATGSYGPKGFHEGVKVPLGAEPADGYDDLIKVTRDQIGNGADFIKVYADYRWGPDRTAQATFTIQELKTIVEIAESSGRYVVAHASSPEGMRRAIEAGVETIEHGDGGTPELFALMAEKGIGFCPTLAAGDAITQYGGWNKGVDPEPARITNKRKSFKLALDSGVKIVFGGDVGVFSHGDNVRELEMMVDYGMSPQSTLESATLLNANMFHLDRLGQIKSGFLADIIAVEGNPLDNISNLRRVELVMKDGVIYKGN is encoded by the coding sequence ATGAGAAAACAACTGATCATAGCGATAATGCTCAGTATTTCGGTTTTGGCTTTTGCCCAAGTAGACTACTTGCTAAAACCCGATCGCGTTTTTGATGGAAAGTCAATGCATACTGACTGGGTGGTGACCGTTACTGGAAATGAAATTACTTACGCTGGACCACAAAAAAATATTCAGGCCAAGAAAACAATCGACCTCAAGGGAATGACTCTGATGCCGGGGCTTATTGAAGGGCATTCTCATATTCTGCTTCACCCATATAATGAGACTTCCTGGAATGACCAGGTGCTTAAAGAATCCTGGGCAGAACGCTCGGCAAGAGCGGTAAACCATATGGGGGCTTCTTTGATGGCAGGGGTTACTACCATGCGCGACTTAGGTTCAGAAGGAGCTGGCTATACTGATGTTGGCATAAAACAAGCAATGGAAAAAGGGGTGATCCCAGGTCCAAGGTTGTTAGTTGCTGGAAAAGCAATTGTCGCTACAGGAAGTTACGGACCCAAAGGCTTTCACGAAGGAGTGAAAGTGCCACTTGGAGCAGAACCGGCCGATGGTTATGATGACCTAATCAAGGTGACAAGAGACCAAATTGGGAACGGAGCGGATTTTATTAAGGTCTATGCTGATTACCGGTGGGGTCCAGACAGGACTGCGCAGGCTACTTTTACCATCCAAGAACTTAAAACCATCGTAGAGATTGCAGAAAGCAGCGGACGATATGTAGTTGCTCATGCTTCTTCACCAGAAGGAATGAGAAGAGCAATAGAGGCTGGAGTTGAAACCATAGAGCATGGTGATGGTGGCACACCAGAGTTGTTTGCTTTGATGGCGGAAAAAGGAATTGGCTTCTGCCCAACACTCGCGGCAGGGGATGCCATTACGCAGTACGGGGGCTGGAATAAAGGGGTTGACCCTGAACCTGCTAGAATAACGAATAAGCGAAAGTCTTTTAAGTTGGCTCTGGATTCCGGTGTTAAGATTGTCTTCGGAGGAGATGTTGGCGTTTTCAGCCATGGTGATAATGTAAGAGAACTGGAAATGATGGTTGATTATGGAATGAGTCCTCAATCCACTTTGGAATCTGCGACTTTGCTGAACGCGAACATGTTCCACTTGGATAGATTGGGTCAAATAAAAAGTGGGTTTCTAGCTGATATCATTGCTGTTGAGGGTAATCCACTAGACAATATTTCAAATTTGAGAAGAGTAGAACTGGTCATGAAGGATGGAGTGATCTATAAAGGAAATTGA
- a CDS encoding VOC family protein codes for MHMNAPFHLAFPIKDIESTREFYGGLLGCEIGRSTDKWIDFNFFGNQLSAHVKPEELAAAHTNAVDGKNVPVRHFGAVLDWEKWHALADKLKGVGTEFIIEPYIRFEGEVGEQATMFFLDPSGNALEFKSFKDPSQIFAK; via the coding sequence ATGCATATGAACGCTCCTTTTCATTTGGCCTTCCCTATTAAGGATATTGAATCAACTCGTGAGTTTTACGGAGGCCTATTGGGCTGCGAAATAGGCCGGTCTACAGACAAATGGATCGACTTTAATTTCTTTGGTAACCAGTTGAGTGCACATGTGAAACCAGAGGAACTGGCTGCAGCACACACCAATGCTGTGGACGGCAAAAATGTACCAGTTCGTCATTTCGGGGCAGTATTAGACTGGGAGAAATGGCATGCATTGGCGGATAAACTTAAGGGAGTAGGAACGGAGTTCATTATCGAACCCTACATCCGATTTGAAGGGGAAGTGGGAGAACAAGCCACCATGTTTTTTTTAGATCCAAGCGGTAATGCACTTGAATTCAAGTCATTCAAAGACCCATCTCAAATTTTTGCAAAATGA
- a CDS encoding pyridoxal phosphate-dependent decarboxylase family protein, whose translation MNTEDFRKHAHELVDWMADYFDNVEDYPVLPDIQPGDIFKQIPAAPPHTPDTFEAIFQDFKDVIMPGITHWESPNFMAYFPANKSKASVLAEMLMSTLGSQCMIWLTSPAAAELEEAVMNWVRDMLGLPSTFTGVIQDTASTATLCAILTARERASEYAVNEKGFDEQKFTVYASSEIHSSIEKAVKIAGIGAAQFRPIEVDENFAMRAEELLDTIEEDIEKGFTPLCVVSAIGTTSTTAIDPISAISDICKQYKIWHHVDAAYAGTALVLPELRWMSEGIEEADSFVFNPHKWMFTNFDCTAYYVKDPVALVNTFTITPDYLKTSVDGEVKNYRDWGIPLGRRFRALKLWFVIREMGVEGIQETIRKHITLGKWLANEVIAHPDFELMAPVPLNTVCFRYTSGPEGQLDEINEQIMMRINQSGKLFFTQTKLHDRFTLRLSFGNTNLEAYHVENAWKLIQETASKLKQPR comes from the coding sequence ATGAACACCGAAGACTTTCGAAAGCATGCCCATGAATTGGTCGACTGGATGGCTGACTATTTTGACAATGTAGAAGACTATCCAGTCTTGCCTGACATTCAGCCTGGTGACATCTTCAAGCAGATTCCCGCTGCTCCTCCTCATACCCCGGACACTTTTGAAGCCATTTTCCAAGACTTTAAGGATGTCATTATGCCGGGCATCACACATTGGGAAAGCCCAAACTTCATGGCCTATTTCCCTGCCAATAAAAGTAAAGCCTCTGTCCTTGCCGAAATGCTAATGAGTACCCTCGGCTCACAATGCATGATTTGGTTGACCTCACCTGCAGCGGCAGAATTAGAAGAAGCAGTTATGAATTGGGTACGTGACATGCTCGGCTTACCTAGCACATTCACCGGTGTCATTCAAGACACTGCCTCCACCGCCACGCTTTGTGCCATACTCACTGCGAGAGAGCGAGCCTCTGAATATGCTGTCAACGAAAAGGGTTTTGACGAACAGAAGTTCACGGTTTATGCTTCTTCTGAAATTCATTCTTCCATTGAAAAGGCAGTGAAAATCGCGGGGATCGGAGCCGCACAATTCCGCCCAATCGAAGTCGATGAAAACTTCGCTATGAGAGCAGAAGAATTATTAGATACAATCGAGGAGGATATTGAAAAAGGCTTTACTCCTTTATGTGTGGTGTCGGCAATTGGTACCACCAGTACCACAGCCATAGACCCCATTTCAGCGATCAGTGATATCTGTAAGCAATACAAAATCTGGCACCATGTCGATGCTGCTTATGCGGGAACAGCGTTAGTCTTGCCAGAGCTAAGGTGGATGTCTGAAGGGATCGAAGAAGCAGATTCATTTGTTTTTAACCCTCACAAATGGATGTTTACCAACTTCGACTGTACTGCTTACTATGTAAAAGATCCCGTTGCCTTGGTCAACACATTCACCATTACCCCAGATTACCTCAAAACTTCTGTTGATGGTGAAGTCAAAAATTATCGCGACTGGGGAATTCCTTTGGGTAGAAGGTTCCGAGCCCTAAAACTTTGGTTTGTCATTCGTGAAATGGGTGTAGAAGGCATTCAGGAGACAATTAGAAAACATATTACACTGGGAAAATGGCTTGCTAATGAGGTCATTGCACATCCTGATTTCGAATTAATGGCACCGGTACCACTCAACACGGTTTGTTTTAGGTATACCTCAGGGCCTGAAGGTCAGCTTGATGAAATCAATGAACAGATCATGATGAGGATAAACCAGTCGGGTAAACTCTTCTTTACCCAAACCAAGTTACATGATCGGTTTACTTTGAGACTTTCTTTCGGTAACACTAACCTAGAAGCTTACCATGTGGAAAATGCCTGGAAACTGATCCAGGAGACTGCTTCTAAACTCAAACAACCACGGTGA
- a CDS encoding helix-turn-helix transcriptional regulator, producing the protein MSKVPKGMKSILKQERKKRKITQEQLAQMVGVSRQSINAIERGKYTPSTVLSLKISEIFNTSVNKLFELEPSDYQG; encoded by the coding sequence ATGTCAAAAGTTCCAAAAGGAATGAAGAGCATTTTAAAGCAAGAACGTAAGAAGAGAAAGATTACCCAAGAGCAACTTGCTCAAATGGTGGGGGTATCCAGACAAAGCATCAATGCTATAGAAAGAGGCAAATACACCCCTTCTACGGTACTATCGCTTAAAATTTCTGAAATCTTTAATACTTCCGTTAACAAACTCTTCGAGCTGGAGCCCTCAGATTACCAAGGTTAG
- a CDS encoding patatin-like phospholipase family protein — protein MDKKIKILSIDGGGIRGIIPGTILHYIETEIQKRPGQENTQLADHFDLIAGTSTGGILTCTYLVPDDKGKSKYSTEFALNIYLKTGPDIFSRSFWQKVKTLDGIAGAKYSAKTINKELDQYFGDHWIADLRRPCIITSYDITNRKTVFFNKLDGVDNPVRNYRVREVTRATSAAPTYFEPARISSENGTISTLVDGGVFANNPALCAYSEARALDFSKLDTPNDIAFPSAKDMMILSIGTGTVKESYHYDKAKKWGAIGWIKPVIDVMMSGNSETVNYQLNQIFDATKNGEYYHRIQPGLGEANAQMDDVSEQNLKALHQAGLQYISANQDQLNSIVDQILS, from the coding sequence ATGGACAAAAAAATCAAAATTTTATCGATTGATGGCGGTGGAATTCGTGGTATCATTCCTGGAACCATTCTTCACTACATCGAAACCGAAATACAAAAAAGACCTGGCCAAGAAAATACACAACTGGCCGATCACTTCGACCTAATAGCAGGTACCAGTACTGGAGGTATTCTAACTTGTACCTACTTAGTACCAGACGATAAGGGTAAGTCCAAATACTCCACCGAATTTGCACTGAATATCTACCTAAAAACAGGGCCTGATATCTTCAGCAGAAGTTTTTGGCAAAAAGTTAAAACGCTAGACGGTATCGCAGGTGCCAAGTATTCAGCCAAGACCATTAACAAAGAACTCGATCAGTATTTTGGAGATCATTGGATAGCAGACCTGCGAAGGCCATGTATTATTACCTCATATGATATCACAAACCGTAAAACGGTTTTCTTTAACAAGTTGGATGGCGTTGACAATCCAGTAAGAAATTATAGGGTAAGAGAAGTGACCAGAGCCACGTCTGCCGCACCTACTTACTTTGAACCTGCTCGCATTAGCTCTGAAAACGGTACTATTTCTACATTAGTTGATGGGGGTGTTTTTGCCAATAACCCCGCCTTATGTGCCTATTCGGAAGCGAGAGCACTCGATTTTAGCAAGTTGGATACACCTAATGATATCGCTTTCCCCTCTGCCAAAGACATGATGATATTGTCCATAGGCACAGGAACGGTAAAGGAAAGTTATCACTATGATAAGGCCAAGAAATGGGGCGCTATTGGTTGGATAAAACCGGTTATCGATGTTATGATGTCCGGTAACTCTGAGACGGTAAATTATCAGCTCAATCAAATATTTGATGCTACCAAGAATGGTGAATATTATCACCGAATTCAACCGGGCTTAGGGGAAGCGAATGCACAAATGGATGATGTTTCTGAGCAGAACCTGAAAGCACTGCATCAAGCGGGTCTACAATATATCTCTGCCAATCAGGATCAGCTGAATAGCATTGTAGATCAAATTCTGTCCTAA
- a CDS encoding secondary thiamine-phosphate synthase enzyme YjbQ — MKYFQKELSLKPRTRGFHLITRDIIAALPELGDLNTGLLHVHIKHTSASLTINENADPTVREDFETHFNLLVSEEENHYQHTFEGPDDMTSHIKASLLGPSVTIPVTKGHLNLGVWQGVYLCEHRNHGGSRKLVLTLHGT, encoded by the coding sequence ATGAAATACTTTCAAAAAGAACTAAGCCTTAAGCCTCGAACACGAGGCTTTCATTTGATCACCCGAGATATAATTGCCGCCTTACCTGAGCTTGGAGACTTAAATACAGGGCTATTGCATGTTCATATAAAACATACTTCTGCAAGTTTAACGATCAATGAAAATGCAGACCCTACGGTTCGTGAAGACTTCGAAACCCACTTCAACTTATTAGTTTCAGAAGAAGAGAACCACTATCAACATACCTTCGAAGGTCCAGATGATATGACTTCACATATCAAGGCGTCCTTACTGGGTCCATCAGTGACAATTCCAGTGACTAAGGGTCACCTTAACTTAGGGGTCTGGCAAGGCGTTTACTTATGCGAACACCGTAACCATGGCGGAAGCCGTAAACTGGTCTTAACGCTTCACGGTACTTAG
- the prfA gene encoding peptide chain release factor 1 has protein sequence MIEKLVAIKDRFEEVGQLLVQPDAMADMKVYSKLSKEYKDLEKIVKVYDEYQNVIDNIASAKEVLQTEKDEEFREMAKMELDELVPREEELEAEIKVLLIPKDPDDQKDVIMEIRAGAGGDEAAIFAGDLYRMYDRFIETKGWSKELISLSEASSGGFKEIVFGVSGDDVYGSLKFESGVHRVQRVPVTESQGRVHTSAASVAVLPEVDEVDFELNMKDVKKDTYRSSGAGGQHVNKTESAVRLTHLPTNTVVECQDGRSQHKNYDKALQVLRSRLYEMELKKQQDEIASDRKSLVGSGDRSDKIRTYNYPQGRVTDHRIGYSVHNLPTVMDGQLGDFIENLRIAENADKLQDGSEE, from the coding sequence ATGATTGAAAAACTTGTAGCCATTAAGGACAGATTTGAAGAAGTAGGCCAACTGCTGGTACAGCCAGACGCCATGGCCGATATGAAAGTCTATTCTAAGCTGAGCAAAGAATACAAGGATTTAGAGAAGATCGTAAAGGTTTATGATGAATATCAGAACGTGATAGACAACATCGCTTCTGCTAAGGAAGTACTTCAAACTGAAAAGGACGAAGAGTTCAGAGAAATGGCGAAAATGGAGCTTGATGAGCTGGTTCCAAGAGAAGAAGAACTCGAGGCTGAAATCAAGGTATTACTGATTCCTAAAGATCCGGATGATCAGAAAGATGTGATTATGGAAATCCGTGCTGGCGCTGGAGGCGATGAGGCGGCCATTTTTGCGGGTGACCTGTACAGAATGTACGATCGCTTTATTGAGACTAAAGGCTGGAGCAAAGAGTTGATCAGTTTGAGTGAGGCTTCTTCTGGAGGCTTTAAGGAAATTGTCTTTGGAGTTTCTGGTGATGATGTTTATGGATCGCTCAAGTTTGAGTCTGGCGTTCATCGTGTGCAGCGTGTTCCTGTGACAGAATCGCAAGGTAGGGTTCACACTTCCGCAGCCTCTGTGGCAGTACTTCCTGAAGTTGATGAAGTTGATTTTGAACTCAATATGAAGGATGTTAAAAAAGACACCTATCGTAGTTCCGGGGCAGGTGGTCAGCACGTTAATAAAACAGAATCAGCGGTAAGGCTTACACACCTTCCAACCAATACAGTGGTAGAATGTCAAGATGGGCGATCTCAACATAAGAACTATGACAAGGCCTTGCAGGTACTTCGATCAAGACTTTATGAGATGGAGCTGAAGAAGCAGCAAGATGAAATTGCAAGTGACCGAAAGTCTCTGGTTGGTAGCGGTGATCGATCTGATAAGATTAGAACCTACAATTACCCACAAGGTAGGGTGACAGATCATCGCATTGGTTATTCTGTTCACAACCTACCGACCGTTATGGATGGGCAATTGGGCGACTTCATCGAAAACCTTCGCATAGCCGAAAATGCGGACAAGCTTCAAGACGGAAGCGAAGAATGA
- a CDS encoding DNA-3-methyladenine glycosylase I, with protein MKTRCSWCQGSFEDYVRYHDEEWGVPVHDDRVHFEFLILEGAQAGLNWSTILKKREGYRKAFADFDPTIVANYSEAEMEQLLLDPSIIRNRLKVKSAVTNAQNFLKIQDEFGSFDKYIWSFVDGRPIVNQWKSMAEVPATTAESDKMSKDLKKRGFKFVGSTIMYAYMQACGLVNDHVVDCFRYNEV; from the coding sequence ATGAAAACAAGGTGTAGCTGGTGCCAAGGTTCTTTTGAAGATTATGTCAGATATCATGACGAGGAATGGGGCGTTCCTGTCCATGATGATAGGGTTCATTTTGAGTTTTTGATTCTTGAGGGTGCTCAGGCGGGGCTCAATTGGTCTACGATTTTGAAAAAGAGAGAAGGTTATCGAAAGGCATTTGCGGATTTTGATCCCACTATTGTCGCTAATTATAGCGAGGCAGAAATGGAGCAGCTTTTACTTGATCCGAGCATCATTCGTAATCGATTGAAGGTGAAAAGTGCGGTGACCAATGCACAAAACTTTCTCAAAATTCAAGACGAGTTTGGTTCTTTCGATAAATATATTTGGTCCTTTGTAGATGGAAGGCCTATTGTAAACCAATGGAAGTCTATGGCGGAGGTTCCAGCTACAACAGCAGAGTCTGATAAAATGAGTAAGGATCTAAAAAAGAGAGGCTTTAAGTTTGTGGGCAGCACGATAATGTATGCTTACATGCAAGCCTGCGGCCTTGTGAATGATCATGTTGTAGACTGTTTTCGCTATAACGAAGTCTAG
- a CDS encoding response regulator transcription factor, with amino-acid sequence MNILLVEDEVKLAAFVQKGLQEAGYNVKLESSGSAALETAAADHFDLILLDIMLPGQNGFEVLKNLRKFSIDTPIIFMSALSESDHVIEGLDLGAVDYIKKPFDFEELKARVRNVQRKFGSKRASILKIKDLEIDLIKREVKRADQLIELSKREFSILELLLRNANRVLSKAEITEKIWNFNFDMGSNVIEVHMHQLRKKIDHDFEPKLIETQVGYGYKIVGELTKR; translated from the coding sequence ATGAATATTCTTTTAGTTGAAGATGAGGTCAAGCTAGCCGCCTTTGTTCAAAAAGGTCTACAAGAAGCCGGTTATAACGTCAAGCTGGAAAGCAGTGGCAGTGCAGCCCTTGAAACTGCAGCAGCAGATCATTTTGATCTAATTCTTTTGGACATTATGCTGCCTGGTCAAAATGGGTTTGAAGTACTTAAAAACCTTCGAAAGTTCTCGATTGATACCCCCATAATATTTATGAGTGCATTGAGTGAAAGCGATCATGTTATAGAAGGGCTAGACTTAGGTGCAGTCGACTACATCAAGAAACCATTTGACTTTGAAGAGCTCAAAGCCCGTGTTAGAAACGTTCAAAGGAAGTTTGGATCAAAAAGAGCTTCTATCCTCAAGATAAAAGATCTTGAAATTGACCTGATCAAAAGAGAAGTAAAAAGAGCAGATCAACTAATTGAGTTAAGCAAAAGAGAGTTTTCCATTCTCGAATTACTCCTAAGAAATGCCAACCGCGTACTGTCAAAGGCGGAGATCACGGAAAAAATATGGAACTTCAACTTTGACATGGGCAGCAACGTGATTGAAGTCCACATGCATCAATTAAGAAAGAAAATTGATCACGATTTTGAACCAAAGCTCATCGAAACACAAGTGGGCTATGGATACAAAATAGTTGGAGAACTTACTAAGCGATAA